The bacterium genome includes the window TCAAAATATGCATAAGGTATTGTTATAACTCCTCCTCCCAGGAAGTATGCATCTTCAGGTGTTCCATTATTACGATGTATGTACCACCCACCAATGCAACTTCCTATTCCCTCTCCAAGAAACTCCTCATAATCACAATCATTGTCAATGTCAGCAAAGGCAATCCTTCCGGTTACATGCCCACCACAAAGGTATGTCTTCTGCCTTTCTGTAAATATGGGGTTTTCTTTTGTTCCCACATTCTCATAGCTGGGGCAAAAATTGTCAGCACTTCCCCTTAAAAGGTCAAGGTCACTATCGCCATCAAGGTCAGCAAATCCTCCTGTTCCTGCGATAGCATCATCTGTGATAGGCCAGATCCCAAGAATCTTCCCATAGGCGGAAAATTTTAAATGAAGATAGTCTTTATTCCATACCGGCGATTGTGTTCCAGTATTCGGGTATATCTGTAGAAGTCCCCATTCCTCATTCGTATAAACAAGGTCTGGGGCACCATCATTATATAGGTCAACCAACTCCATACTTACATTCCATGAAGTACCCATACCTATATCTGGATGTCGTATCCAGACATCCCAATCATTCCTTTTTGTCCAGGAGCCTTTACCATTAGTGTTTTCATAGAAGAAAAAGGTTAAAGTTCCATCTCCCCAACCTCTCATTTGAATATAAAGCATACCAAGGTCAAGGTCAGAGTCATTATCCAGGTCGCCAAGTGTCTGGGTTAGCTCATAAAGTACCCCGGGAAAGGGAGGCTTAATATCCCAGGCTGGGTTTCTTTCAAGAATATTCCAGCTTATTATTTTATAGCCCTTTATGTTCTCGGCAGAATAATCAGCCGACAAAAGGTCTATCTTTCCATCCCTGTCAATATCACCTAAGGCTATATGTCCAAAAGAATTTGGGATGGTGGTAGTGCCTTTCAGCTTGAATATGGCATTATATTTACTTCCTACATTTTCAAAGAAGGCAATTATGCTCGTAAGTCTATACCCAAGGATAAGGTCATAATCTCCATCGTTGTCTATATCCGCAAGCTCTGGGGCACCATAACAGCCACCTTCCTTTGGAATAGGTTCCCAATTCCTTGGTTTGAAGTTAAAGTCTTTTGGGGAAAGCTTGAGGGATTTTGGGCTTTTTACCCATTTACAGCCGGGGATGCCAGAGGTGGTAACATAAGTAAGGCTTCCTGCCATAAAATAGTTATTCCTTATCTCAGAGGCACAGAGGCACAGAGGCACAGAGGCACAAGAAAAAGGCACAAAGTTGTTAAATGTTTAATCATCTAAATTTAAGAATAACACATAATTGCTTAAAATTCAAGTAAAATTTAAGTAAGAGGGGGAGAAGCCTCCCCCTCTTGTCTTTTTGCCCTGTGTCTATAGGGGATTGTTTTGGACTGTAATGTAGAAGTGGTTAGCGTAATTAGACTCGG containing:
- a CDS encoding VCBS repeat-containing protein, which translates into the protein MPFSCASVPLCLCASEIRNNYFMAGSLTYVTTSGIPGCKWVKSPKSLKLSPKDFNFKPRNWEPIPKEGGCYGAPELADIDNDGDYDLILGYRLTSIIAFFENVGSKYNAIFKLKGTTTIPNSFGHIALGDIDRDGKIDLLSADYSAENIKGYKIISWNILERNPAWDIKPPFPGVLYELTQTLGDLDNDSDLDLGMLYIQMRGWGDGTLTFFFYENTNGKGSWTKRNDWDVWIRHPDIGMGTSWNVSMELVDLYNDGAPDLVYTNEEWGLLQIYPNTGTQSPVWNKDYLHLKFSAYGKILGIWPITDDAIAGTGGFADLDGDSDLDLLRGSADNFCPSYENVGTKENPIFTERQKTYLCGGHVTGRIAFADIDNDCDYEEFLGEGIGSCIGGWYIHRNNGTPEDAYFLGGGVITIPYAYFDDSRPCFVDLDNDGDLDILIGYYSAGNGKCIGAWKNTNNAFEYYPPWDITASFLISQGLDDLETINPWHTLVDLNNDKKYDLIITTEQALCFLENTGTRENATWTRRKDWEKGFECLHGQECNPVRPQAIDIDGDNQEDLIFFTDDAIFAFKRTGTQSVQFERRLDWEDELNSLFNTDGPFGLVDYDNDGDYELVVAYKYAGPALYLNQAPHNPLGTYTSAIFDAGSSVIFENIFYKERKPFETNIAMFVRYGNSPDTLSSWKK